Genomic DNA from Corylus avellana chromosome ca4, CavTom2PMs-1.0:
GGGCGGGACTAGAAAGTTAAGACGTAACCCTCGCTTATATGGTTGGGTCTTTATATACAGGCTGCTAGggaacgacgtcgtttgtttaacaacatttttttttttNNNNNNNNNNNNNNNNNNNNNNNNNNNNNNNNNNNNNNNNNNNNNNNNNNNNNNNNNNNNNNNNNNNNNNNNNNNNNNNNNNNNNNNNNNNNNNNNNNNNAACTACAAACGTTTCTTTTATTATCTTAAACTCATCTTAATTAACAGATTCCTTAGGTCCCGAGACTTAGCTTAATCGGTTAGGGATTGCATCTCATGAAGcaaaagtcactagttcgaatctccctcacCATTTTCTCTTCGCTTATGTGAgcatttagaaaaaatatatataataaaataaaataaaaacatatttctTTAAGACATAATCCTTCAAATCATTAAACATCTTTCTCATAAACATACTTCTGCAAGCTAAACTTTCATACATACTTTCATATCTTAACAAGCTTAAATCATAATACTTTCATAGCTCAAACATTTTATAGCAGTAGACATGTAATTTGGCTCATGTCTGAACTCAAAAACATggaataactatttagtgtaaAAGGAGTAATATTGCAAATATTATCATTCAACTCAATAGATGACATTCAATAGCTCACTGTCTtcaaatcaaacattcaatagCTCACCGCATTACACATAATAGATGACAAAAGGTTCATTTGTCCAAGTTAGAGTAGGTCTATCTAATTCTCATGTCCAAAATCCATATCATCATATCTTAAATTACAATACAAACATAAAAGGCATGACTGCAGATCATCATCATCCACATGTCttgaaaaaaaactcaaatacTTAAGCCCCATCTGCTAGTGTCCTCTTTGATGTACTAATGTAGAGAACTGCATCAACAAAGAGAAAACCCAATCATTATCAAACTAGTCAAATAATAATGGCACGGGCCAAAAAGATGGTTGAGTAACAGTGAAATAACGAGTCAATCCATTAAAGTACCATTGTTTCCGCGGATGAAAGCGTCGCCATACTTATTTTTCAACTGCCCGTTGACATATTCTTCAGTTTGCTCCATTGCTATATTCATATACCCATCCAGACACGCGAGAATACCTGCACACAAAGATCAAAGATATCAAAATAACTAATGAATGTATAGTTCCATAGTCCATGCTGTACTAAACCAATTGGAGCACACCAACCATCAGTCAGATGTTTATCTACGCCAAAAGTTGCCACTGGCCTTTGTAGCCAAGTGGTATTTCTCCACCTGTCAAAGGTGGAGGTCTGATTCTACTGATTACGGGTATCAAGTATTGTATGATTCTTCTACCATACTAAACCAGCATATGGCCTTCTTCCCCTTGAGAAACCAATTTCATAATGTCACAAAGGACTGGAAAAAATGTCTGTTTCACCCCTTCCTTAAAAgctaaaaggaagaaaaagggaGGATAGATGTCACCTATTTTCACTAGATGGCACGATGTTaactaatttcttttttccctaaaaactCGGGCAGAGTGAaggggaaaagagagagagaaagcaatgGTGTCTGAAATGCCTGAACCCAATCTAAAAATTGCTAATAATATATCCTACAGTGAGTGATCAATGTACTGCAGACATTTGATAAATGACAGGCAAGTGTAATTTAGGCAATATATAAACGGAGGATTAGATGATAAATGTGTCAGCAAGAGATTTAGTAtggaaattttatatatttaaaacaaatcatGCTTGGAGATGATTTTGCTGTAAAAATTCAGTGCAATTGCAGCTTGTAAAATGAAGGAGATACACGtaaataccaaagaaaaacaaagtcAATCCCTTTCCAGATTGAGAGGATGTGAACTAAGAGAGAGAGCATTTGAAAGATTTTGTGACGCATCAGTGACAATTATACCTATAAGCTTGCATTGAATCCACAAGAAGCGTTttcaggaaaaaataaaaaataaaaacgttctCTTGAATGAGAAAATAAGTgtccaaaatattaaaaacgaGATAAATAAAGgcatgaatttttttcttttcttttccttgctgAATCATGTGTATATTGCTTATGTTACATATGCATTGGGGTATTCTTTCAAAGATTACCATATTCTAGCTCCTTTAAGCActtaaacacaaaacattaactGGCCAGTAGAATTGGAATTATCTGAAATCCctcaaaaggaaaaatggttgCTATGTGGCAGTTACACTTCCATCAAAGACTAGCCATAATAGCAAGCAGAGCTGGTCTTCATGAACCATTCACCatgctcccaaaaaaaaaaggtagctCAAATGTTTGTCCTCTCTCTCCCCCATCAGAGCACAGCCACAGACACATAGAGACAACAGAAGATAATACATCAAATTTAAAGAGGGGAAATGGGAAATAGAGAAACTGACCTCGATAATCAACTCCAGAATTCAGTTTAACAACAACGGGTCGCCCTCGAATTGATTTGAGGAAATCTCCTGGGGTCTTTGTAGTTGCTGACCCTTTCTCTCCACCTCCACTCATTTTGCTTATCTAAAATCTAAATTTCAGTACCTGACGATAGAATACCAGTAGTAaacaatatattaattatggAACTAACCAATATAGCATAACTAAAAATTGTAGTCACCtttactttaaatttaaaaCACCCATCACTCATAGCAAATCAATGaatcaccaaaaagaaaaaagtacttttatTTAACAATTATGCCCGATGGGTTTAACCTAATTCAAATGCCCAAAAAGAAATAGCTCACTGAAATTTAAATCCCTAATGAACAGTCCTGAAAAATCCCGACTTTCCTTCGAATCCCAATTCCAATATGAGCCCCATGCCTCATTTGCCCATGCTACTCCCGATTCAATAGCTACGGTTG
This window encodes:
- the LOC132177477 gene encoding sm-like protein LSM36B, with product MSGGGEKGSATTKTPGDFLKSIRGRPVVVKLNSGVDYRGILACLDGYMNIAMEQTEEYVNGQLKNKYGDAFIRGNNVLYISTSKRTLADGA